In the Arachis hypogaea cultivar Tifrunner chromosome 20, arahy.Tifrunner.gnm2.J5K5, whole genome shotgun sequence genome, atttttgtataaattatcttttttaattcttattttttaaagaattagaatttaaaattaggacgattcaaaaatatagtttaaaatttagtatttataatttaaaataaaaaataatttcataaatattaattaaaaaaatagctctttaattaaattttgttaatataaaaaatgaaagatataataaaaattaaaattattatgtataaattaaaaattaattaataaattaattattatatattttttataaatacatatattttatttaacttatttttaatatatattttatataaaaaattaatttaataattaattttttaataaatcctatcatatttgttatatataatattataggcgcatattaaaaattaaattaagttagtTTAATAATTAGTCTACTAATTCATTAAATTAAGTgtcgaaaatttaaattttattttatatacgtaacaattaattaattaataacatatttttaaatGACAAATTAATCTTTCAACTATCGAATTAAAAaatctcttaaaaaaaaataacttaacaaGTACGAAACTGTAGCTAAGAATACTGCTTTTTCATCCCCTCATCATTTTCCTGCTTCTTTCCTTTAATTTCCTTCTCAGAACTAAAAGACAATCAAAAGTCTTGAAGACAGCCCCAGaattctactctctctctctctctctctctatatatatattttccattTCTTGCATCATACCTTTCATCTTTCGCTTAAACTTCCTCATCACAACTCAATTATATATAGCtactgagaagtgagaactacATTCATTATTTCTGTCATGGAAACAACATGCGTGGATACGTCTCTCACCCTCAACCTTGTTTCCCTTCACAAAACGGATGTTGCGGTTAGTATCTATATGTAAAACCAATTTCCGTGAAATTTTAAGTTATTAGTAGATTCACGCAAAAGCTTCTTTCTAGAATCAATATGTACTCATTTTGATTTCTTAAATCAAAATCTATAATCTCATATTCAACCTCAGATGTTGGTTGGGAGGGTAATACTTTTTACAGATCTTCATCTTTCGAGTATTTGTGGTTAAGAAAAAACAATTGTACTTAAATATAGGTACATACTTGAATCATCTCTTGGAGAAGTTTAATTAAGCTGTTACACAAGATCTTTTGAATGGTTTCAATAACTTAATATACTTTATACATGTAATAATGTGTTTGAGtccttttcttttgctttttagctAGTATTATGTTCCACTTTGTGTTGAgctcctttttttaaaaaataaaatcttcttATCATGTTCTTGAGTTGCCTGGTGGAGTATATaacattcatttttttttcctttctgtttGGGGTTGGATCGTATCAGCCGGAGGTTTTGGTTGAAGAATTGCATCGGCTAAGCTGTGAGAACAAGAAGCTAACGGAGACATTGAAGCAAGTATGTGAGAACTATATTGCCTTGAAAACCAAGCTCAGCCAACTGAGCAGCAATAACATGGTGAGTTCCGAGAAAGAAGCCGCGGTGTCAAGGACGCCAACACGGAAGAGAAAGGCGGAGAGTGAGAGCTGCATGAGTACCTATAGTGATAAGTGCAACACCCCAACTAGTACGGATGAAGAAACACTCAAAAGAGCTAAGCATGAAGGTTCGCCAAAGGTTTCCAAGATTGTTGTACGAACTGAAGCATCTGATACTACCAGCTTAgtaagtgattttttttaattaactaataataatattaatcaagccttaattaattaataatattgattAATAACGTTTGTGTTGTAGTATGTGAGGGATGGATATCAATGGAGAAAATATGGGCAGAAAGTGACCAGAGATAACCCCTCTCCTAGGGCTTACTTCAGGTGCTCCAATGCCCCAAACTGCCCCGTCAAGAAGAAGGTAGTAGtagttattaataatataatatgttgtgtatatatatttttttgtggtatatcTAGGACAAAGAATAATTCACTATGATTCTAAATTTCATCTAAAAATTTGTTATGACTAATAGATTACTATATACATAAGTATATAAggcatgattttaatttttaacacaCTTTCTTAAACGAAAAATTTCAGAAGACTAACACTTTCTTCTTATGAAAAATTGCAGTTAACCAACACTTTTTTTTCCCCTTATTTTGACCTTACTTTTGAACTAATAATagctaattttctttttttctttttttacactaaaaatgtTGGTTCTCTACTATTTCTAACTTTATTTTAAACTGATACTAACCAACTCTCATTTTTTATGCCATCACAAGTTGGTTTAATTATGTTGTATTTTTCGTCTCTCATGAAAATTATAtggtataaatttttattgtataGGTGCAAAGGAGTGCAGAAGATCGAAGAATGTTGGTGGCAACATACGAAGGAGAGCACAACCATGTGCAACCGCAAGATTCTTATTATTCATCAAGCCTACAAAGTGATGATCATTATCAAAGCCCTACTAGAGTTGACTTGGTCAATAAGTCAGAATTATTAGAATCGGTTGGCAATAACAATGATGGAGGAAAGTCTTCTTGTGTGCGGCTGCAGCCCCAGCTGTTAGCTCAACAAATGGCCACTTCTTTGACTAAGGATCCCAATTTCACCGCCGCACTTGCAACCGCCATTACAGGAAGAATTCTATCTTCACACTTCTCCTAATAACCCCCTACTCATAAATTAATATATACAACCTATAGCTAGCTACTCATCATCGTGCATCATGTATTACCATTAATTTCTTGACTTTTTGAACAGCCACCAgagatatatatttatgtatgtagtatattatttatacatcatgaaaatgaagcataaatatatattaaatgtaCTTTAGTTTATAcactgaaattgaagaaagagatgcTGGTATCTATCAATATTATAAATCTAAAAGATTGTATAAAAATGGCATTACTCTGTCATCTAATCACTATAATTCAACAGTTGCCATCTATAATTTAGATATTAGGtcaaaaaaatattaagattttCATGACTCATAATGTTGTTGTGCATAATCCGACTGTCATACTTATAATGCGGCAACTACTaattataatcaaataaaaaagtaGAATTATTCAAGTAAAACAGAAAAATAGCGTCCTCCCACGTCACTCCTACCTAGTACCTAATAACTCGAAGAAATAGTTAAAATAGATGTTAAAACTTCGAATATAACAACACAAAAaagtaatatttataataaaaaaaattgttacaataaatcgaaattttaaaataaaagaattttgtaacaaaaaaagtggTCGTTGCAGTATGTCCCATTACAAagaatttttgtaacaaaaaattgaactgttacaattcaaagtaatattttgtaacaaatattTCTGATGAAAAAACCAAAAATCGTTACAAATataataacaaattttgatcttcaacatatttttggtgacaatatattttttcctatcataaaattttgttacaaaatataacttaattttgtaacatttttttttagttacaaaacactattttgtaataatttttttaatacaaattacacacataatttatcaaattatattatttttttaattaattaatatattaactaatttactcaacaattcaatatttatataatatataatagcatagatagttcaaatatctttcatttaaCTAAGATTGTTTTATAAATCTTCAACATATAAACTTTAAAGTATAAACTAACAAGACACATTAAGAACCCTAATAAACTAGATAGATACATAGGACAAGAAAAATAAGGAATTATAAATCTCCAAAATGTAAACAACAAGTTACAAACTCCATCATGTTCATACAGTTCCTTTCTCATGGAGAAACTTCTAATAAGTACCACACAAGTGCCACACACCTGAAAAGATCACCAACCAAAAAATACTAGCTTAAGAAACAAgatttgtttttcctttaaaaatgcacaggaaaaacaaaaaattatactcGCATTATTCAACAATGAATACGAACTCTAAAATTCTTACCATGTCATTTTCCAACTCTTTTTCGGTTGAGCAATATACTCAACAATTCTTTTGATGGCTTCCACCTATCGATGTAATAATTGAAGAGTAGAGTTTAGACCTTGACaaaacaatttattaaaaaaaatctgcataatctcacactattaacttaaataatcataataattatgATCATTTATACTAACTGTTTTCAGATTATGATAGAATATTTTTGCAAGAATCACTTGTCACTGTTTAACATAATCAGACACATCATATCTTTACAAATAACAACTTAAACAAAATCATCATTTTAATCGACATGTATTTCATCTTTTAACTTAACAGTTCCTTTAACTGCAATATCAATGTCAGCATCATCAAAATTTATGCACGGTGCATTGTCACCAAGTTCCAGAGATACCTAAAAGTTTAAGAGAAAAAAAGTAAATATTATATCAGTTTGGGTAGAAAtccatttgaataaaattttttagatcttttatatgaaaaaaatcatATGAACATCTTAGCATACTTTTTTTACTGTCTCAACAGAACCTGCCATCAATTTCTTTCCAACAGCTGTTAAGCATGTGAATGTGATTTTGCATACCTAAATAAGGTTGAAAAGTTCATTCAGCTGATCAATTATACCTGTAAcataatgtttttaaaatctcatGCTGACAGAACCTGAGGACTTGTAAGTAAAGCATCCCCAATTTCAAGAGCATTTCCCATAATCACATTCACAGCACCCTCCAACAATAACttttatcatagtttactcagCCCTTACTCTCATATCATTTCAATTATTGTTGAATAACTGATTCACTTCCAAAGTcgtcttttaatttcaaaaatcagatTTTCAACAATTGGTTCAACATTTCAAGATTCAGTTTTCCAATCATTCCTTAAACCCAACTTCAATTAATCACTAACTAAATCCGTTACAGTAGACCATCTCAACAACAATAATTTCAATTTGATCCATCAAAATACAAAAATCACAATAATCTCTCATCAAACAATTCATAATTCAAATTCACAAAATCAACGAATTCAACCAAAGTTCCAATCAAAATCTCAATCATTCCAATCATAATTTCAGCCACAACTCAACATTCATATAATCAATCAATTGCTCAAAGCTATTAAACCTATTTGCATTTATTCAATAAACTTTATGGGCATTCCTAAATTAAAACCGTTTAaattaaaccccctacctcgatgtcaAATTTTGCAGAAATCGAAGACAGAATTGTGGCGTGATGACTGGTTGGGCTGCCCCCAAAATGCAGCAGCTCCTTCATCTCTTATCCACCCATGTTAGCAACATTCGCAACAGCTTTGACAGAGCAACAGCAACGCAAGTTGGCCACGATAGCGAGCAAAAACGATGAAGTCAAATTCGATAGAATAATAATTCTGGAAATTCAAGGGTGGAACAGgggttaaattaaattagaacaaGACCAAGGCTAATAAAATGGCAGCGgaataaaaaaaagtcaagtggAGGTTCAGAACAAGAATGTCTTACAAGAATTAGAAAGGAATAACAGAacgaagaagcagcagcagcagcacggACGGTTATAGCAGCAACGGGGAAGATGGCCTTCTCCTCCACCTTGGTTCATTATTTCGGCGGCGGCAGCGGCAAGAAAAACCTCCCcaccatgtgttcttcttctcctCGCCATTCACATTTTTCTCTGTGCGACGCCGACTCCACGTCTCCTTTCTTCATCTCAGACTTGATGGCGGCACAGCAGCGATTCAGCTGCGACGATTCAGCTAAATAGCGACGATGGAACGGCGACGAGGACAGAGCTTCCTCTCGGTCATTGCTCGTGTCTCCCTCTGGTCCGTGTACTCGACGGCAACACGCAGTGATGGCTCACGACGGCGGCAGTCTCCTCCTCCCCCGACGACGACCCCcttctccctcttctttctttttcttcctcgaGCTTTCTCTTTTCCCCTTTGAGCTTCCCCTGTTTCTATTCTTTCCCATTCTATTTGTGCGTATGTTTTGTTAATTTAGGGCAAAATTACGTCTTTAATTAGGAATTTAGGGTTAAGGTAAAATATATAtgagtaatataataatttttataaaatatttaagatagAATAACAATTTAAGATTCAAATATAATACTATAAAGATTACTTTCAAAACGCATAAGattttatttatcaacatatcaaTGAGcccaaataattatttttaatttaaattataaagtaaacatactaatcacattttataaaatacagttaaactcaaaatatcaattacctaaattaaattatataacctttctaatttataaaataagatatcaaattaataaaataaatcgtaactttttcagaataaaagttacttaaattaaattgtacaattctttcttatttttcaattactaaaattgtacaaaatattccattataataagattacttaagaatattaattgattcaaaataaaactatctccgaatctatttaattatttctaataaaataatttctaaaattataaaatttaaacttaacaagataaaatcacaatttattcatatttagattttcaaaaatgcgggatgttacagcgagtgagtgagtgagtgggTGTGGGTAAGGTTAGGGTAAAATTAgagttagaatttttaatttaagagttagggtttatttttgaaaaaaatataaaattagaaatttttggataaattataaaataactaactataataaaaattgtacataaatattaactgaattaaacttaaagtatttataaaaatcaatctaatcatttctaataaattaatttctacAAGTTCAAACTAATAATGAtagagaatttatttaaattaaattatatatttctttcttattttttaattactaaattataatttcaattatac is a window encoding:
- the LOC112785065 gene encoding probable WRKY transcription factor 40, translating into METTCVDTSLTLNLVSLHKTDVAPEVLVEELHRLSCENKKLTETLKQVCENYIALKTKLSQLSSNNMVSSEKEAAVSRTPTRKRKAESESCMSTYSDKCNTPTSTDEETLKRAKHEGSPKVSKIVVRTEASDTTSLYVRDGYQWRKYGQKVTRDNPSPRAYFRCSNAPNCPVKKKVQRSAEDRRMLVATYEGEHNHVQPQDSYYSSSLQSDDHYQSPTRVDLVNKSELLESVGNNNDGGKSSCVRLQPQLLAQQMATSLTKDPNFTAALATAITGRILSSHFS